In Deltaproteobacteria bacterium, the DNA window TCCTGGAACGGGGCCAGCGCGCGGCCGGGCTGGATGTCGCCAAGAAGCTGGCAACCGCCCTGGGCCTGACCCTCACAGCCATGATCGAGGAAACGGAACGCGAGTGGGAAGCGTCCGCCCCCGTGGGGCCAATGGCATTCGCTTAAGGAAACTGTGCCATTCGTTTAAGGAGATTGCTCAATCGGTCGGTGTGACAAGATTTGTCATGCGTTTGGCGATGGCAGGGAGACTCAGGCGGGCGCCAGAATGCCGCTGACCTTTTCATGCTG includes these proteins:
- a CDS encoding helix-turn-helix transcriptional regulator, which gives rise to MTTARPKFSQVFNGVVRRHRLSQGVSQEALSEKADIDRTYVGLLERGQRAAGLDVAKKLATALGLTLTAMIEETEREWEASAPVGPMAFA